The following are encoded together in the Streptomyces sp. NBC_00341 genome:
- a CDS encoding methylmalonyl-CoA mutase family protein encodes MTVLPDEGLPLAGDFPSASPEQWQALVRGVLRRAGEESADFTVDEALSTFVEDGIVTQPLYTADDAAPDPGFPGLAPFVRGARAAGNSDAGWDVRQRHTVSDNSAVLTDLENGVTSLWLVVGSEGIPATALNRVLDGVHLALAPVALDAGGETASASAELLRLYEARGVARGDARGNLGADPLGHEARTGEVLDFEMAAYLARRCADTYPGLRALTVDALPYHEAGGSAAQELGCSLATGVAYLRELTRAGLSVERATSQLEFRYAATADQFLTIAKLRAARRLWARVAETCGIPHRGGQFQHVVTSSVMMTRRDPWVNMLRTTIAMLSAGVGGADAVTVLPFDDALGLPDGFARRIARNTSAILIEESHLSRVIDPAGGSWYVESLTDQLAHAGWDFFQAIERTGGQRKAVRSGMVGEKLAATWSARARRLATREEPITGVSEFPHLAENPVARTPGHRSSTGGLPRVRRDDEFDVLRARSDAHFATTGSRPRIYLTGIGTVAEHTARLTFAANLFQAGGIEPVTGGRLAESGTHHACICGSDEDYEAQAATVASELRTEGAEYVLLTGGPGPYLGVDAYVFAGGDAVAALSAALDRMGVSR; translated from the coding sequence ATGACAGTTCTGCCTGACGAAGGCCTGCCGCTTGCCGGAGATTTCCCCAGCGCCTCTCCCGAGCAGTGGCAGGCCCTTGTGCGCGGTGTCCTGCGCAGAGCGGGGGAGGAGTCCGCGGACTTCACCGTGGATGAAGCTCTGTCGACCTTCGTGGAGGACGGGATCGTCACCCAGCCCCTGTACACGGCAGACGACGCGGCACCCGATCCAGGATTCCCCGGTCTCGCCCCGTTCGTACGCGGGGCGCGTGCCGCGGGCAACAGCGACGCCGGCTGGGACGTGCGGCAGCGGCACACGGTGTCGGACAACTCCGCCGTCCTGACCGATCTGGAGAACGGCGTCACCTCGCTCTGGCTCGTCGTGGGCTCCGAAGGCATCCCCGCGACCGCGCTCAACCGGGTTCTTGACGGCGTGCATCTCGCCCTGGCACCGGTCGCCCTCGACGCGGGTGGCGAGACCGCCTCGGCGTCGGCCGAACTGCTGCGCCTGTACGAGGCGCGGGGGGTGGCGCGCGGGGATGCCCGGGGCAATCTGGGCGCGGATCCGCTGGGCCACGAGGCCCGTACCGGTGAGGTGCTCGACTTCGAAATGGCTGCCTATCTGGCGCGGCGTTGTGCCGACACGTATCCCGGACTGCGAGCGCTGACCGTGGACGCTTTGCCCTACCACGAAGCCGGTGGCTCGGCCGCCCAGGAGTTGGGGTGTTCGCTGGCGACCGGCGTCGCGTACCTGCGTGAACTGACCCGGGCGGGGCTGAGCGTCGAACGAGCCACCTCACAGCTGGAGTTCCGCTACGCGGCCACTGCTGACCAGTTCCTGACCATCGCCAAGCTGCGGGCCGCACGGCGGCTGTGGGCGCGCGTGGCGGAGACCTGCGGTATCCCTCACCGGGGAGGCCAGTTCCAGCATGTCGTGACCTCATCGGTGATGATGACGCGTCGGGACCCCTGGGTGAACATGTTGCGCACCACGATCGCGATGCTCTCGGCAGGTGTGGGCGGCGCGGACGCCGTCACCGTGCTTCCGTTCGACGACGCACTCGGCCTGCCCGACGGGTTCGCTCGACGGATCGCCCGCAACACGTCGGCCATCCTCATCGAGGAGTCGCATCTGTCACGGGTGATCGACCCGGCAGGCGGTTCCTGGTACGTGGAGAGCCTTACCGACCAACTCGCACACGCAGGCTGGGACTTCTTCCAGGCCATTGAGCGCACGGGCGGGCAGCGGAAAGCTGTCCGGTCCGGCATGGTCGGTGAGAAGCTCGCCGCAACCTGGTCCGCCCGCGCGAGGCGACTCGCCACACGCGAGGAACCGATCACCGGAGTCAGCGAGTTCCCGCACCTGGCCGAGAATCCGGTGGCACGTACGCCAGGCCACCGGTCGTCGACCGGCGGACTGCCCCGCGTCCGGCGCGACGACGAGTTCGACGTTCTGCGTGCACGCTCCGACGCACACTTCGCAACGACCGGCAGCCGTCCGCGGATATACCTGACCGGTATCGGAACCGTGGCGGAGCACACGGCTCGCCTCACCTTCGCAGCCAACCTGTTCCAGGCGGGCGGCATCGAACCCGTCACGGGTGGACGTCTCGCCGAGAGCGGGACACACCATGCCTGCATCTGTGGCAGCGACGAGGACTACGAAGCCCAGGCAGCCACCGTCGCCTCGGAGCTCAGAACCGAAGGCGCGGAGTACGTCCTCCTGACGGGCGGACCGGGACCGTACCTGGGCGTCGACGCCTATGTCTTCGCCGGTGGTGATGCGGTCGCCGCCCTGTCAGCCGCCCTCGACCGCATGGGAGTGTCCCGATGA
- the acs gene encoding acetate--CoA ligase has product MSAARDDRAVVSATVAGSQQRRFAPPADLAANANVTAEAYEQADADRLGFWAEQARRLTWATEPTETLDWSNPPFAKWFADGKLNVAYNCVDRHVEAGNGDRVAIHFEGEPGDSRAITYAELKDEVSRAANALTELGVGKGDRVAVYLPMIPEAAVAMLACARIGAAHSVVFGGFSADAIATRIQDADAKVVITSDGGYRRGKPSALKPAVDEAVSRIESVEHVLVVRRTGQDTAWTEGRDVWWHEITARQSAEHTPEAFEAEQPLFILYTSGTTGKPKGILHTSGGYLTQAAYTHHAVFDLKPETDVYWCTADIGWVTGHSYIVYGPLANGATQVMYEGTPDTPHQGRFWEIVQKYGVSILYTAPTAIRTFMKWGDDIPAKFDLSSLRVLGSVGEPINPEAWMWYRKHIGADTCPIVDTWWQTETGAMMISPLPGVTHTKPGSAQRALPGISATVVDDEAREVPDGGGGYLVLTEPWPSMLRTIWGDDQRFLDTYWSRFEGRYFAGDGAKKDEDGDIWLLGRVDDVMLVSGHNISTTEVESALVSHPAVAEAAVVGAADETTGQSIVAFVILRGTATASEELVAELRNHVGTTLGPIAKPKRVLPVAELPKTRSGKIMRRLLRDVAENRELGDVTTLTDSSVMDLIQTQLPAGA; this is encoded by the coding sequence ATGTCTGCAGCACGCGACGACAGGGCGGTGGTCAGCGCGACGGTGGCCGGCTCCCAGCAGCGGCGGTTTGCACCGCCTGCCGATCTGGCCGCGAACGCCAACGTCACAGCCGAGGCGTACGAGCAGGCCGATGCGGACCGGCTGGGCTTCTGGGCCGAGCAGGCCCGCCGCCTGACCTGGGCCACGGAGCCGACCGAGACGCTCGACTGGAGCAACCCGCCCTTCGCGAAGTGGTTCGCGGACGGCAAGCTCAACGTCGCGTACAACTGCGTGGACCGCCACGTCGAGGCGGGCAACGGCGACCGCGTCGCCATCCACTTCGAGGGCGAACCCGGCGACAGCCGTGCCATCACCTACGCGGAGCTGAAGGACGAGGTCTCCCGCGCCGCCAACGCGCTCACCGAGCTCGGTGTCGGCAAGGGCGACCGCGTCGCCGTCTACCTGCCGATGATCCCCGAGGCCGCCGTCGCGATGCTGGCCTGCGCCCGCATCGGCGCCGCCCACTCCGTGGTGTTCGGCGGGTTCTCCGCGGACGCGATCGCGACCCGTATCCAGGACGCGGACGCGAAGGTCGTCATCACCTCCGACGGGGGTTACCGGCGTGGGAAGCCCTCCGCGCTCAAGCCCGCGGTCGACGAGGCCGTGTCCCGGATCGAGAGCGTCGAGCACGTTCTGGTCGTCCGGCGCACCGGGCAGGACACCGCGTGGACCGAGGGCCGTGATGTGTGGTGGCACGAGATCACCGCGCGGCAGTCCGCCGAGCACACTCCCGAGGCGTTCGAGGCCGAGCAGCCGTTGTTCATCCTCTACACCTCGGGGACGACGGGGAAGCCGAAGGGCATCCTGCACACCTCCGGCGGCTACCTCACGCAGGCGGCCTACACGCACCACGCGGTCTTCGACCTCAAGCCGGAGACGGATGTCTACTGGTGCACCGCCGACATCGGCTGGGTGACCGGGCACTCCTACATCGTGTACGGGCCGCTGGCCAACGGTGCGACGCAGGTCATGTACGAGGGCACCCCCGACACCCCGCACCAGGGGCGCTTCTGGGAGATCGTCCAGAAGTACGGCGTGAGTATCCTCTACACCGCGCCGACCGCGATCCGCACGTTCATGAAGTGGGGTGACGACATCCCCGCCAAGTTCGACCTGAGCAGTCTCCGGGTCCTGGGTTCGGTCGGTGAGCCGATCAACCCCGAGGCGTGGATGTGGTACCGCAAGCACATCGGCGCCGACACGTGCCCCATCGTCGACACCTGGTGGCAGACCGAGACAGGCGCGATGATGATCTCGCCGCTCCCCGGCGTCACCCACACCAAGCCCGGCAGCGCCCAGCGCGCCCTGCCCGGCATCAGCGCCACCGTCGTCGACGACGAAGCACGTGAGGTCCCCGACGGCGGAGGCGGCTATCTCGTCCTCACCGAGCCGTGGCCCTCGATGCTGCGCACCATCTGGGGCGACGACCAGCGGTTCCTCGACACCTACTGGTCGCGGTTCGAGGGCAGGTACTTCGCGGGCGACGGTGCCAAGAAGGACGAGGACGGCGACATCTGGCTCCTGGGCCGCGTCGACGACGTCATGCTCGTGTCCGGGCACAACATCTCCACCACCGAGGTCGAATCCGCCCTCGTGTCGCACCCGGCCGTCGCCGAGGCCGCCGTGGTCGGCGCCGCCGACGAGACGACCGGCCAGTCCATCGTCGCGTTCGTGATCCTGCGCGGCACCGCAACCGCCTCCGAAGAACTCGTCGCGGAACTGCGCAACCACGTCGGCACCACCCTCGGCCCGATCGCCAAGCCCAAGCGCGTCCTGCCGGTCGCAGAACTGCCCAAGACCCGCTCCGGCAAGATCATGCGACGCCTTCTCCGCGACGTCGCCGAGAACAGGGAACTCGGAGACGTCACCACCCTGACCGACTCATCGGTCATGGACCTCATCCAGACCCAGCTGCCCGCCGGCGCCTGA
- the scpA gene encoding methylmalonyl-CoA mutase, with product MNIPDFSGIALGVPSVDGGADEWQTALKDVAPTGIPHWETPEGIPVKPLYTGQDLEGIDFLGTYPGVAPYLRGPYPTMYVNQPWTIRQYAGFSTAEESNAFYRRNLAAGQKGLSVAFDLPTHRGYDSDHPRVTGDVGMAGVAIDSIYDMRQLFEGIPLDRMSVSMTMNGAVLPVLALYIVAAEEQGVPPEKLAGTIQNDILKEFMVRNTYIYPPKPSMRIISDIFAFTSQRMPRYNSISISGYHIQEAGATADLELAYTLADGVEYLRAGRDTGLDVDAFAPRLSFFWAIGMNFFMEIAKLRAARLLWAKLVKEFEPNNPKSLSLRTHSQTSGWSLTAQDVFNNVTRTCVEAMAATQGHTQSLHTNALDEALALPTDFSARIARNTQLLLQQESGTGRVIDPWGGSAYVEKLTYDLARRAWQHIEEVEAAGGMAKAIDAGIPKLRIEEAAARTQARIDSGRQPVIGVNKYRVETDEKIDVLKVDNTSVRTQQIEKLRRLREERDETACQDALRALTDAAGREPGPGLEGNLLALAVDAARAMATVGEISDALEKVYGRHSGQIRTISGVYRNEAGESPSVDRTRALVDAFEEAEGRRPRILVAKMGQDGHDRGQKVIATAFADLGFDVDVGPLFQTPGEVARQAVEADVHIVGVSSLAAGHLTLVPALREELAAEGREDIMIVVGGVIPPSDIEALHEAGAAAVFPPGTVIPDAAHDLVTRLGASLGHEALSGTETS from the coding sequence ATGAATATCCCCGACTTCTCCGGGATCGCTCTGGGAGTCCCGTCCGTCGACGGCGGAGCAGATGAGTGGCAGACGGCCCTGAAGGATGTGGCCCCGACAGGCATCCCGCACTGGGAGACGCCGGAGGGCATCCCGGTCAAGCCGCTGTACACCGGGCAGGACCTGGAGGGCATCGACTTCCTGGGGACGTATCCGGGGGTGGCACCGTATCTGCGGGGCCCGTACCCGACGATGTATGTGAATCAGCCCTGGACGATCCGGCAGTACGCGGGGTTCTCCACCGCTGAGGAGTCCAATGCCTTCTACCGCCGTAACCTGGCGGCGGGGCAGAAGGGGCTGTCGGTCGCGTTCGATCTGCCGACCCACCGGGGCTACGACAGCGACCATCCCCGGGTGACCGGCGATGTCGGCATGGCGGGGGTGGCGATCGACTCGATCTACGACATGCGCCAGCTGTTCGAGGGCATCCCGCTGGACCGGATGTCGGTGTCGATGACGATGAACGGGGCGGTGCTGCCGGTGCTGGCGCTGTACATCGTGGCCGCGGAGGAACAGGGCGTGCCGCCGGAGAAGCTGGCCGGGACCATTCAGAACGACATTCTGAAGGAGTTCATGGTCCGCAACACCTACATCTATCCGCCGAAGCCGTCGATGCGGATCATCTCGGACATCTTCGCGTTCACCTCGCAGAGGATGCCGCGCTACAACTCGATTTCCATCTCGGGCTATCACATCCAGGAGGCCGGGGCGACGGCCGATCTGGAGCTGGCCTACACCCTGGCCGACGGGGTCGAATACCTGCGCGCCGGACGCGACACCGGCCTGGATGTGGACGCGTTCGCGCCCCGGCTGTCGTTCTTCTGGGCGATCGGCATGAACTTCTTCATGGAGATCGCGAAGTTGCGGGCGGCCCGGCTGTTGTGGGCCAAGCTGGTCAAGGAGTTCGAGCCCAATAACCCCAAGTCCCTTTCACTGCGCACCCATTCGCAGACGTCGGGGTGGTCGCTGACCGCGCAGGACGTGTTCAATAACGTCACCCGCACCTGTGTGGAGGCGATGGCCGCGACCCAGGGCCACACCCAGTCGCTCCACACCAACGCCCTCGACGAGGCGCTCGCGCTGCCCACCGACTTCTCGGCCCGCATCGCCCGCAACACTCAGCTGCTGCTCCAGCAGGAGTCCGGCACGGGCCGGGTCATCGACCCCTGGGGCGGCAGCGCGTACGTGGAGAAGCTGACCTACGACCTGGCGCGGCGGGCCTGGCAGCACATCGAGGAGGTCGAGGCGGCGGGCGGCATGGCCAAGGCCATTGACGCCGGTATCCCCAAACTCCGCATCGAGGAGGCCGCCGCCCGCACCCAGGCCCGGATCGACTCCGGACGCCAGCCGGTCATCGGCGTCAACAAGTACCGCGTCGAGACCGACGAGAAGATCGACGTCCTCAAGGTCGACAACACCTCGGTCCGCACCCAGCAGATCGAAAAGCTCCGCCGACTGCGCGAAGAGCGGGACGAGACCGCCTGCCAGGACGCGCTGCGCGCGCTGACGGACGCGGCGGGCCGGGAGCCCGGCCCGGGGCTGGAGGGCAATCTGCTGGCGCTGGCCGTGGACGCGGCGCGGGCGATGGCGACGGTGGGCGAGATCTCGGACGCGCTGGAGAAGGTGTACGGGCGGCACTCGGGCCAGATCCGTACGATCTCGGGTGTGTACCGCAACGAGGCAGGGGAGTCACCGTCGGTGGACCGCACCCGCGCGCTGGTCGACGCGTTCGAGGAGGCCGAGGGACGCCGGCCGCGGATCCTGGTCGCCAAGATGGGCCAGGACGGGCACGACCGCGGCCAGAAGGTGATCGCGACCGCCTTCGCCGACCTGGGCTTCGACGTGGACGTGGGCCCGCTGTTCCAGACGCCGGGCGAGGTCGCCCGGCAGGCGGTCGAGGCGGACGTGCACATCGTCGGCGTCTCCTCCCTGGCCGCCGGCCACCTCACCCTCGTACCCGCACTCCGCGAGGAACTCGCCGCCGAAGGTCGCGAGGACATCATGATCGTGGTCGGCGGAGTCATCCCGCCGTCCGACATCGAGGCCCTGCACGAGGCAGGTGCGGCAGCCGTGTTCCCGCCCGGGACGGTGATCCCGGACGCGGCCCACGATCTGGTGACGCGGCTCGGCGCCTCACTCGGCCACGAGGCTCTGTCCGGGACCGAAACGTCATGA
- a CDS encoding NAD(P)/FAD-dependent oxidoreductase yields MKTTTHHPITIVGAGLGGLTLARVLHVHGIPSTIYEADASPESRTQGGQLDIHEDDGQRALADAGLTNEFRAIIHEGAEALRVLDQHGKLLHDEPDDGTARRPEVLRGDLRRILLDSLPAGTVQWGRKITGVRPLGHGRHELTLADGTTVTSDLLVGADGAWSKVRPLLSDAKPEYIGTTFIDTYLHDADERHTAAAGTVGVGAMYALTPGKGIVAHREAGNILHTYVELTRSAEWIGSIDFSDAAAATARVAAEFDGWAPELTALITDGETAPVARMIHALPDGHRWNRMRGVTLLGDAAHLMPPSGDGANLAMFDGAELAKAIAAHPDDVEVALTAYEEALFARTVPFYADAHEMLDLCLGDRAPFGLIDLFTGEPQDTPMD; encoded by the coding sequence CGGGTCCTGCACGTTCATGGCATCCCCTCGACGATTTACGAGGCCGACGCCTCGCCCGAGTCCAGGACCCAGGGCGGCCAGCTCGACATTCACGAGGACGACGGGCAGCGCGCACTCGCCGACGCCGGACTCACCAACGAGTTCCGCGCGATCATCCATGAAGGCGCCGAGGCCCTGCGCGTGCTTGACCAGCACGGCAAGCTGCTGCACGACGAGCCCGACGACGGAACGGCACGGCGTCCCGAGGTCCTTCGCGGAGACCTGCGTCGCATCCTGCTCGACTCCCTGCCCGCCGGAACGGTCCAGTGGGGGCGCAAGATCACCGGCGTTCGACCCCTCGGCCACGGCCGGCACGAGCTGACCCTCGCCGACGGCACGACCGTGACCAGCGATCTACTGGTCGGTGCCGACGGCGCGTGGTCGAAGGTCCGCCCGTTGCTCTCCGACGCCAAGCCCGAGTACATCGGCACCACCTTCATCGACACCTACCTGCACGACGCCGACGAGCGGCACACCGCGGCGGCCGGGACCGTCGGCGTGGGTGCGATGTACGCGCTGACCCCGGGCAAGGGGATCGTCGCGCACCGCGAAGCGGGGAACATCCTGCACACGTACGTCGAGCTGACCCGGTCCGCCGAGTGGATCGGCAGCATCGATTTCAGCGATGCCGCCGCGGCCACCGCTCGGGTAGCAGCCGAGTTCGACGGGTGGGCACCGGAGCTCACCGCGCTGATCACCGACGGCGAGACCGCACCGGTCGCGCGCATGATTCACGCACTTCCGGACGGGCACCGATGGAACCGCATGCGCGGGGTGACGCTCCTCGGCGACGCCGCACACCTGATGCCGCCGTCCGGCGACGGCGCAAATCTGGCCATGTTCGACGGCGCCGAACTCGCCAAGGCGATCGCCGCGCACCCTGACGACGTCGAGGTGGCACTCACCGCCTACGAAGAGGCGCTGTTCGCCCGCACCGTCCCCTTCTATGCCGACGCCCACGAGATGCTGGACCTGTGTCTGGGCGACCGCGCCCCGTTCGGGCTCATCGACCTCTTCACCGGCGAACCGCAGGACACCCCTATGGACTGA
- a CDS encoding GntR family transcriptional regulator has product MADKLAHPDEVSRAHHAVRRAIMRGELRAGDPLSQVELARQLGVSRGPLREALRILQREGFIQQESQHRARVATFSDDDLDELYAMRISLEALAVGIAVPRMTEEHLHRIDQLLHEMDETARTGDVEQWECPHEAFHRALVHPSGERLERELALLSDHATRYRMAFVTWNPLEWQAGTSEQHHKIAEAVMARDPDAAALALANHLGRTALVVLSMASPTFEPVRVRRALSAVCGR; this is encoded by the coding sequence GTGGCGGACAAGCTCGCCCATCCCGACGAGGTGAGCAGAGCCCATCATGCTGTGCGGCGGGCGATCATGCGCGGCGAACTGCGGGCCGGAGATCCTCTGTCCCAGGTCGAGCTCGCCCGGCAGCTCGGGGTGAGCCGCGGGCCATTGCGTGAAGCGCTCAGAATTCTGCAGCGTGAGGGCTTCATCCAGCAGGAATCCCAGCACCGTGCCCGGGTGGCGACGTTCAGCGACGACGACCTCGACGAGCTGTACGCCATGCGTATCAGTCTCGAAGCGCTGGCTGTAGGAATCGCCGTGCCGCGGATGACTGAGGAACATCTTCACCGCATCGACCAGCTACTGCACGAGATGGACGAGACGGCGCGCACTGGCGACGTTGAGCAGTGGGAATGCCCGCACGAAGCGTTTCACCGCGCGCTGGTCCACCCTTCCGGCGAGCGCCTGGAGCGGGAACTCGCCCTGCTGTCCGACCATGCCACGCGGTATCGCATGGCCTTCGTCACCTGGAATCCGCTCGAGTGGCAAGCCGGCACGAGCGAGCAGCACCACAAGATCGCCGAGGCGGTCATGGCGCGCGACCCGGATGCCGCCGCCCTGGCGCTGGCGAACCACCTGGGCCGAACGGCTCTCGTGGTGCTCTCCATGGCATCACCCACGTTCGAGCCCGTGCGGGTACGCAGGGCCCTCTCCGCTGTGTGCGGCCGGTAG